The genomic window TTAACAGCATGGACTGGATTGCCCCGAGGTATGACGGCAGGCCATAGATGGTCTGGGACACGTCATAGTTTTTGATGTGGATCACCTCCCCTACCTCAAAGTCCGTTCTGGATCCGTCAACATTCAGCATGCAATATTGATTTTCCGTTTTCATCCGGCGCATGTTTATGGCCGGCAAGTGTCTCAAGAAAACAGTCTCGCCAAGAAAATTTTTAACCTTCTGGAAATATGCATTGTTGAACGTGACATAATCTGTTGTAAACGGCTGCATCTGTGTAACCGGGCAGGCGGTTGATGGCAAGAACGTGCGCAGGATCATGTTTGTTTTGAACTCCAGGAGTGGGCCATGGTAGGCATTGGCCCCACGCAGCCTGGCAAGACCTGCCCAGGAAACCGGCGGCGCATAATACTGCCCGTTGTCGAGCAACCAGATCCCCACATAATCGGTCAGGTACTGCCCGTCAAGAATGGGTTCAGGATCCCCGAAGGTAAAAGCCATGGTTGTTGATGAATCGTTTTGGATCTCTTCCATTGTGCATATCTCCTATAAAGTCTCTACGATGTTGTCCTGGATCTGGTCATGGCTGATGGGCTCGTTTGCAAGGGCGTGCATAATGGCCCATGCCACGTCCGCATGGCCTGTGGTGTCTGTCCTGTTTGCTGCGTATGTGATCTGGCCGCTGTTTGTTGTTGTTTTGCGGATGGTCAAAAAGGCATGTGAAATTGTGGTTTCCTCGGCATCCCATAAAAGCCGGTTGGCGCCAATTACCTCCTGGGCCTTGAGCACCATGGATGTTTTATTGCCTACGCAATAGTGGATGGGGGTTGCCTGGGGATAAAAATTGCGCACGGTGTCAAATACACCCATGCCAGGTCCGGTTACATCAATGCCCATGTATGCAAAATTGTATTGCTGGATCAGTTTTTTGATCTCTGCCGCCTGCCATGTAAAGCTTTTATTCACCCATTTAAGCCGGGTAATCAGCCTGAATTTACCGTTATTCTCAAGGGGCGGCATCAGGATAACAAAGGAGGCATCATCCCCGGAGCGGCTTGGATCATACCCGCCCCATACCGGGTAATTCCCCACGGGCCGTTTTGCGTTTGGATCAATGTCCGTCCATGTGCTGGTATCTACGGCGCAGTGCTCCAGGTCTGCAAACTTAAAAACGCCGAAGGTGTCATCCACAAACAGGCAGCCGAACAGGTTTTTGAATTCATCCGGGGAATATTCCAGCTTTAGCTGGACCCGGTCGAACAGATCACACCCTGCCCTTTCCGCATCATCCAGGGTGATGATTTTCCGGTATGTGTTATCCGGGCAAAGGATGCCGGACTGCATCTGCTTAAACCCGGGGAACTCCACCCGTTTCTTTTTAAACCGCTGATTGTACCGGTCTCCGGTCCACATGTCATCCCATTGGCCCTTGTTCCGCCAATCATAAACCGTGCGCAGGGGAACGTTTGTGATCTCTGCGATCTCTTTGGGTTTGTGCCGGCGCAAATATAACCGTTTTGCGGCTGTTTGCCAAAATATCCCCCAGCCGGGATTTGATCGAACGCAATCAGGTCTGGGAAGATAAACTGCATTGAAGTGATTGAAAACTTTGCCGAGACCGGGAAATTCTACCTGGGCGGCCTGGCCATGACAGATGAACCGGCAAGCCTTGGCACGGATGAAATGCGTTTTTCCACAAACCCGGACCGCACATTCACGGCCCGGTATCCCGGAGAGCCGGTCCCGGACCTGCGGGATGCCGCCGATGATGAAACGGCATTTACCTTGTTTCGCAAGCTTCTGCATATCTTTTCCAAATTAAAACCAGAAACTGAAATAAAAGAGGAAGAACCCATGGACCAGAAACAATTTGATGAGCTGAAGGGTGAATTTAAAAAAAGCCTTGATGCCGTATCCGGCCTTGCTGAACGGCTTGATACATTTATGGCCGCAGGCGATCAGCCCCAGGATGATATGGAGGATACCCCGGACGATTCCGGAGATGACACCGCCACGCCCCCGGCAGAGGACTTTACCGAACTTAAAACCGGACTGGACGACCTGGGAAAAAAGTTTGATTCCCTGGTTGAACGGATGGAAAAGGCAGTGCCCGGTACCCGGTTTACCGAGACAACCGCACCGGCAGGCGACGAGGACGAACTTCTTTAATGCCGGCAGTATCCCGGCACCAGGAGAATCATAGATGAAAAAAGAGACAAAACAGAAGTTTAACATCATCAAGGCCCGGATCGCTAAAGCCTACGGGGTTGATACCGTGTCCGAACAGTTTTCAGCCACACCGACGGTGGAACAGCGGCTGAATGATAAAATTGTTGAACAGGACAATTTCCTGTCCCGGATCAATGTCATCTCTGTTGATGAGATCGAGGGACAGAACATCCTTGGGTATGCGTCCGGGCCAGCATCCGGAAGGACCGACACCAGTGGAGACGGCGAACGTACGCCAAATAATCTGCTGGGGCTGGATACCTATGATTACAAGCTTTACCAGACCAACTCTGATGTGTACATGCGCTATGCCACCATGGACGTCTGGGCTAAATTCCCGGATATGGCGGACCGGTATGCACGTTATGTCCAAAAACGGATTGCAAACGACCGGTGCCTGATCGGGTGGTATGGAGAGTCGGAAGCTGCCGACACAGACCTGGCCACATACCCGTTGATGCAGGATGTCAACAAGGGCTGGCTCCAATATATGCGGGAAAAACTATCCGCAAACATCCTGACCCAGGGAGAGAAAGCCGCAGGGGAAATCCGGATCGGTGCGGATGGTGATTTTGTGAACCTTGACCATGCAGTGGCAGAACTTGTTGCCGGCATCCCAAGATACCTTCGCCAGGATCTGATTGCCTTGATCGGTGACGAACTGGTGGGCATGGAAAAATCGGCCCTGTATCAGGCCATTGGTGCCCAGCCAACCGAGAAAACACTTGCCAAGATCGAAAAAGAGCTTGAAAACGATCTGGCCGCGCTCAAACTGATCAAGAGCATTAAG from uncultured Desulfobacter sp. includes these protein-coding regions:
- a CDS encoding terminase family protein; the encoded protein is MRAKACRFICHGQAAQVEFPGLGKVFNHFNAVYLPRPDCVRSNPGWGIFWQTAAKRLYLRRHKPKEIAEITNVPLRTVYDWRNKGQWDDMWTGDRYNQRFKKKRVEFPGFKQMQSGILCPDNTYRKIITLDDAERAGCDLFDRVQLKLEYSPDEFKNLFGCLFVDDTFGVFKFADLEHCAVDTSTWTDIDPNAKRPVGNYPVWGGYDPSRSGDDASFVILMPPLENNGKFRLITRLKWVNKSFTWQAAEIKKLIQQYNFAYMGIDVTGPGMGVFDTVRNFYPQATPIHYCVGNKTSMVLKAQEVIGANRLLWDAEETTISHAFLTIRKTTTNSGQITYAANRTDTTGHADVAWAIMHALANEPISHDQIQDNIVETL
- a CDS encoding GPO family capsid scaffolding protein; this translates as MIENFAETGKFYLGGLAMTDEPASLGTDEMRFSTNPDRTFTARYPGEPVPDLRDAADDETAFTLFRKLLHIFSKLKPETEIKEEEPMDQKQFDELKGEFKKSLDAVSGLAERLDTFMAAGDQPQDDMEDTPDDSGDDTATPPAEDFTELKTGLDDLGKKFDSLVERMEKAVPGTRFTETTAPAGDEDELL
- the gpM gene encoding phage terminase small subunit; amino-acid sequence: MKKETKQKFNIIKARIAKAYGVDTVSEQFSATPTVEQRLNDKIVEQDNFLSRINVISVDEIEGQNILGYASGPASGRTDTSGDGERTPNNLLGLDTYDYKLYQTNSDVYMRYATMDVWAKFPDMADRYARYVQKRIANDRCLIGWYGESEAADTDLATYPLMQDVNKGWLQYMREKLSANILTQGEKAAGEIRIGADGDFVNLDHAVAELVAGIPRYLRQDLIALIGDELVGMEKSALYQAIGAQPTEKTLAKIEKELENDLAALKLIKSIKQKEQVKAESLVPKYLPTVTGLMASGSDHALLGQVLIWLFDIKDIAQAMGLAIYCIEHDVPMPERFRRDLPTYLCDTIIEWADTEFEAGRSVEPYFTRVFDLAEDWDIHDEIRAKFYRLKGLIVMDKEDFVMAVPALETAMEYGAKVKTALGDAKKKCAACLESGTEPETNKETEPEPPTDE